In the genome of Mucilaginibacter sp. 14171R-50, the window AGCCGCGTATGCGCCTTTAGGATTTTGCCTCGGCCCAAAAACGTTAAAGTACCTCAATCCTACGGCATGAAAATCATAAACCTTTGAATATACGGCAGCGTATAACTCGTTAACATATTTTGTTACCGCGTAAGGCGATAACGGGTTACCAATCTGGTCTTCTACTTTAGGCAAACCCGGGTGATCGCCATACGTGCTTGAACTTGCGGCGTACACCATCCGCTTAACTCCGGCATCACGCGCGGCTGTAAGCATATTCAAAAAACCGGTGATGTTTACGTTATTGGTGGTTATCGGGTCGTTTATTGAACGGGGAACCGAACCTAACGCCGCCTGATGTGAGACATATTGTATACCAGCTAACGCTTTCTGGCAATCAGCAAACTCCCTGATATCGCCTTCCATTAGCTCGAAAGCCGGATTTGACAGGAAAGGCTCCAGGTTTTCTCTTAAACCAGTAGAAAAGTTATCTAATACACGTACTTTCTTTGCGCCGTATTTTAAAAGGTATTCTA includes:
- a CDS encoding SDR family oxidoreductase — translated: MYTQPYHQDNLSESSFLITGGAGFIGSNLVEYLLKYGAKKVRVLDNFSTGLRENLEPFLSNPAFELMEGDIREFADCQKALAGIQYVSHQAALGSVPRSINDPITTNNVNITGFLNMLTAARDAGVKRMVYAASSSTYGDHPGLPKVEDQIGNPLSPYAVTKYVNELYAAVYSKVYDFHAVGLRYFNVFGPRQNPKGAYAAVIPLFIDAALKGEGPVINGDGETSRDFTFVENAVQANIKALTQPGIEKHEVINIAFGQKITLNELWAEISKIADLDIEPTYKPERKGDVKHSLANISKAGHLIGYKPLFSVFEGLNIAYNWYKSNKQ